The following coding sequences lie in one Diceros bicornis minor isolate mBicDic1 chromosome 33, mDicBic1.mat.cur, whole genome shotgun sequence genomic window:
- the SDCBP gene encoding syntenin-1 isoform X2: protein MSLYPSLEDLKVDKVIQAQTAFSANPANPAILSEASAPPISQDGNLYPKLYPELSQYMGLSLNEEEVRANMAMVTGAPVQGQLVARPSSMNYMVAPVTGNDVGIRRAEIKQGIREVILCKDQDGKIGLRLKSIDNGVFVQLVQANSPASLVGLRFGDQVLQINGENCAGWSSDKSHKVLKQAFGEKITMTIRDRPFERTITMHKDSTGHVGFIFKNGKITSIVKDSSAARNGLLTEHNICEINGQNVIGLKDSQIADILSTSGTVVTITIMPAFIFEHIIKRMAPSIMKSLMDHTIPEV from the exons ATGTCTCTGTACCCATCTCTTGAAGACCTGAAGGTAGACAAAGTAATTCAG gctCAAACTGCCTTTTCTGCAAACCCTGCCAACCCAGCAATTTTGTCTGAAGCTTCTGCTCCTCCCATCTCTCAAGATGGAA ATCTCTATCCTAAACTGTATCCGGAGCTCTCTCAGTACATGGGCCTGAGTTTAAACGAAGAAGAAGTACGTGCAAATATGGCCATGGTCACTGGAGCACCAGTTCAGGGG CAGTTGGTAGCAAGACCTTCCAGTATGAACTATATGGTGGCTCCTGTAACTGGTAATGATGTTGGAATTCGTAGAGCAGAAATTAAGCAAGGGATTCGTGAAGTCATTCTGTGTAAGGATCAAGATGGAAAAATTGGGCTCAGGCTTAAATCAATAGATAAT GGTGTATTTGTTCAGCTAGTCCAGGCAAATTCTCCAGCCTCTTTGGTGGGTCTGCGATTTGGGGACCAGGTACTCCAGATCAACGGGGAAAACTGTGCAGGCTGGAGCTCTGATAAGTCACACAAGGTGCTCAAACAGGCTTTTGGCGAGAAGATTACTATGACTATTCGTGACAG GCCCTTCGAACGGACAATTACCATGCATAAGGATAGTACTGGACATGTTggctttatctttaaaaatggaaagataacatCCATAGTGAAAGATAGTTCTGCAGCCAGAAACGGTCTTCTCACTgaacataatatatgtgaaatcaaTGGACAGAATGTCATTGGATTGAAG GACTCTCAAATTGCAGACATACTGTCAACATCTGGGACTGTAGTTACTATTACAATCATGCCTGCTTTTATCTTTGAACATATTATTAAACG GATGG
- the SDCBP gene encoding syntenin-1 isoform X1, whose protein sequence is MSLYPSLEDLKVDKVIQAQTAFSANPANPAILSEASAPPISQDGNLYPKLYPELSQYMGLSLNEEEVRANMAMVTGAPVQGLVARPSSMNYMVAPVTGNDVGIRRAEIKQGIREVILCKDQDGKIGLRLKSIDNGVFVQLVQANSPASLVGLRFGDQVLQINGENCAGWSSDKSHKVLKQAFGEKITMTIRDRPFERTITMHKDSTGHVGFIFKNGKITSIVKDSSAARNGLLTEHNICEINGQNVIGLKDSQIADILSTSGTVVTITIMPAFIFEHIIKRMAPSIMKSLMDHTIPEV, encoded by the exons ATGTCTCTGTACCCATCTCTTGAAGACCTGAAGGTAGACAAAGTAATTCAG gctCAAACTGCCTTTTCTGCAAACCCTGCCAACCCAGCAATTTTGTCTGAAGCTTCTGCTCCTCCCATCTCTCAAGATGGAA ATCTCTATCCTAAACTGTATCCGGAGCTCTCTCAGTACATGGGCCTGAGTTTAAACGAAGAAGAAGTACGTGCAAATATGGCCATGGTCACTGGAGCACCAGTTCAGGGG TTGGTAGCAAGACCTTCCAGTATGAACTATATGGTGGCTCCTGTAACTGGTAATGATGTTGGAATTCGTAGAGCAGAAATTAAGCAAGGGATTCGTGAAGTCATTCTGTGTAAGGATCAAGATGGAAAAATTGGGCTCAGGCTTAAATCAATAGATAAT GGTGTATTTGTTCAGCTAGTCCAGGCAAATTCTCCAGCCTCTTTGGTGGGTCTGCGATTTGGGGACCAGGTACTCCAGATCAACGGGGAAAACTGTGCAGGCTGGAGCTCTGATAAGTCACACAAGGTGCTCAAACAGGCTTTTGGCGAGAAGATTACTATGACTATTCGTGACAG GCCCTTCGAACGGACAATTACCATGCATAAGGATAGTACTGGACATGTTggctttatctttaaaaatggaaagataacatCCATAGTGAAAGATAGTTCTGCAGCCAGAAACGGTCTTCTCACTgaacataatatatgtgaaatcaaTGGACAGAATGTCATTGGATTGAAG GACTCTCAAATTGCAGACATACTGTCAACATCTGGGACTGTAGTTACTATTACAATCATGCCTGCTTTTATCTTTGAACATATTATTAAACG GATGG